The genomic region CAAATCGACTACTATACGGATGCTCTGCGGGCTACTTGCGCCAACATCTGGGCACGGCCTCATTCTTGGGCTGGACCTTGCGACGAACGGCCAGAAACTTAAGGAAAACATCGGCTATATGTCACAAAAGTTCTCGCTCTACCCGGAGCTTTCCGTACTTGAGAACCTCAATCTCTATTCCGGCCTCTACGGGCTTACCGGGGCGCTTAAGAAAAAACGCATCGACGAGATGATAGCGCTTGCCGGACTTGTCGGCCGCGAGGACGAGCTGACAGGCTCTCTCTCCGGAGGCTGGAGGCAGAGGCTCGCGCTTGGCTGTTCCATCCTGCACAAGCCAAAGATACTTTTTCTTGACGAAGCGACGAGCGGCGTCGACCCGAAGGCGCGCCTGATGTTCTGGGACGTCATCTACGACCTCGCGGCCGGAGGCTGCACCATCATGGTGACGACGCACTTCATGGACGAGGCGGAACACTGCAACAAAGTGGCCTTCATCTATTACGGAAAGCTTATCGCAAACGATTCTCCTGAGAATTTAAAGCGCATGATACCAGGCACTCTCTACGAAATATCTGCGGAACGCCCGCTTGAGATGCTTTCACAGATAGAGGCTGGCAAGGCCGGGCCGGTAATTGATTCATACTTCTTCGGCGACAAGGTCCACGTGCTTGCCGCGAAGGACCACGCGGTGGAGCCGACCGGCATCTTTACTGGCTGCCG from Cloacibacillus sp. harbors:
- a CDS encoding ABC transporter ATP-binding protein; protein product: MPPVVVDIEHLTKKFGNFTAVDDISMKIEEGEVYGFLGPNGAGKSTTIRMLCGLLAPTSGHGLILGLDLATNGQKLKENIGYMSQKFSLYPELSVLENLNLYSGLYGLTGALKKKRIDEMIALAGLVGREDELTGSLSGGWRQRLALGCSILHKPKILFLDEATSGVDPKARLMFWDVIYDLAAGGCTIMVTTHFMDEAEHCNKVAFIYYGKLIANDSPENLKRMIPGTLYEISAERPLEMLSQIEAGKAGPVIDSYFFGDKVHVLAAKDHAVEPTGIFTGCRIKRIEQSMEDVFVYLVKSHASDELGGGRISGIGSATAGAQKKEGTK